One stretch of Desulfovibrio sp. JC022 DNA includes these proteins:
- the coaE gene encoding dephospho-CoA kinase (Dephospho-CoA kinase (CoaE) performs the final step in coenzyme A biosynthesis.) yields MCNNEDFQENENQLLWTETAKFSDRNTRLDKFWGTALEEEGISRGKVKDWIKAGFAEINGKICKKPNQKLMGNEELTLKGEAELTSLVPEELPLDIIYNDGKIAVINKPAGLTTHPAPSCPTGTLVHRMIHHFPEIRDMDEWRPGIVHRLDKFTSGLISIALNEHDRLAMSTAFAEREVNKTYLAIVHGVPDRDFGEIEAPMGRHPVHKTKMAVVLKGGRDARSEYKTIWSDPAGRTSLVKVKIYTGRTHQIRVHMAHIGHPLVGDQVYGSMPHARWEQEQPELAKLAQRQMLHAYSLSFMHPESGEELSLTQTPPKDFIDMLKALNKSVQRVGLIGMPCGGKSAVLNILADNKIPTFSADESVARSYEKDGAGWELLRQRFGNKFIDPETGDVDKAALFTAMRENDDLRREVMNIVHPIVQHDVEEFFKANTNEPLAVAEVPLLLEGGWHTKKLVEAVIGVRCPDEKRTGELREKRGLEPEILAVFDSWQWDEKSKMDCCTAIIENDGDLTKLDSETSRIIEVLTSLRKDKETSFENYLEKLFRPDES; encoded by the coding sequence ATGTGCAATAACGAAGATTTTCAAGAAAATGAAAACCAGCTTCTATGGACTGAGACCGCTAAATTTTCCGACCGAAACACCCGGTTGGACAAATTCTGGGGAACCGCCCTTGAAGAGGAAGGAATTTCACGGGGAAAAGTAAAAGACTGGATCAAAGCCGGATTTGCAGAAATCAACGGCAAGATCTGCAAGAAACCGAACCAGAAACTAATGGGGAACGAAGAACTGACCCTTAAGGGCGAAGCGGAACTGACTTCGCTGGTTCCCGAAGAGCTGCCGCTGGACATTATTTATAATGATGGAAAAATCGCAGTCATCAACAAACCAGCAGGACTGACCACCCACCCGGCCCCCAGCTGCCCCACCGGGACCCTTGTCCACCGCATGATCCACCACTTTCCGGAAATCCGCGACATGGATGAATGGCGGCCCGGAATTGTGCACCGTCTGGACAAATTTACTTCCGGCCTCATCAGCATTGCCCTGAACGAGCATGACCGATTAGCCATGTCCACAGCCTTTGCCGAGCGCGAGGTCAACAAGACTTATCTGGCAATTGTACACGGCGTACCTGACCGTGATTTCGGTGAAATTGAAGCCCCCATGGGTCGCCATCCGGTGCACAAAACCAAGATGGCGGTAGTCCTCAAAGGCGGACGCGATGCCCGCTCCGAGTACAAAACCATCTGGTCTGATCCTGCCGGACGGACCAGCCTCGTAAAAGTAAAAATCTACACCGGGCGCACCCACCAGATCAGGGTTCACATGGCCCATATCGGACATCCGCTTGTTGGAGATCAGGTATACGGTTCAATGCCCCACGCCCGCTGGGAACAGGAACAGCCAGAGCTTGCCAAACTTGCCCAGCGTCAGATGCTGCACGCCTACTCCCTTTCCTTTATGCATCCAGAATCAGGCGAAGAACTGAGTTTAACTCAAACACCGCCAAAAGATTTTATCGACATGCTCAAAGCCCTGAACAAATCCGTTCAGCGTGTCGGCTTGATAGGCATGCCCTGTGGCGGGAAATCTGCGGTATTAAATATCCTTGCGGACAATAAAATCCCCACCTTCAGCGCGGACGAGTCCGTTGCCCGCTCCTACGAAAAAGACGGCGCCGGGTGGGAGCTGCTACGCCAGAGATTCGGTAACAAATTTATTGATCCCGAAACAGGAGACGTTGACAAGGCCGCCCTTTTTACTGCCATGCGCGAAAATGATGACCTGCGCCGGGAAGTAATGAACATCGTCCATCCCATTGTGCAGCATGATGTAGAAGAATTTTTCAAGGCAAACACTAATGAACCGCTGGCTGTGGCTGAAGTTCCCCTGCTGTTGGAAGGCGGCTGGCACACCAAAAAGCTGGTTGAGGCAGTAATCGGGGTACGCTGCCCGGATGAAAAACGAACCGGGGAATTACGCGAAAAACGTGGTCTCGAACCTGAAATCCTCGCTGTATTCGATTCATGGCAGTGGGATGAAAAATCCAAAATGGATTGCTGCACCGCCATCATTGAAAATGACGGCGACTTGACTAAACTTGATTCGGAAACAAGCCGGATTATCGAAGTTCTGACAAGCCTGCGCAAGGACAAAGAAACATCATTCGAGAATTACCTCGAAAAGCTGTTCAGACCTGATGAAAGCTAG
- a CDS encoding rhomboid family intramembrane serine protease, which yields MIPIRDNVPCLITPYVLRGIMILNIAVFAFEQMLTPQGRLALFHLLGVVPARFFHPEWAVSAGYPDAGILPLFTYMFLHSGWLHIILNLWMLWIFADNIEDAMGHGRFIIFYLVCGLIAIGIQMAINPSASAPVIGASGAVAGIMGAYMLLYPHGQVLTLFPIIIIPFFFKIPASLFLGLWFLIQVFSGVSEHFAEGTQKVAWAAHIGGFIAGMILIRFFVKKDRCVYCYVAEKKDYELPEDF from the coding sequence ATGATCCCCATCCGCGACAACGTCCCCTGCCTGATCACACCTTACGTGTTGCGCGGAATCATGATCCTCAACATCGCGGTATTTGCCTTTGAACAGATGTTGACCCCGCAGGGACGACTTGCACTTTTTCATCTGCTGGGCGTGGTCCCGGCAAGGTTTTTCCATCCCGAATGGGCGGTTTCCGCCGGATATCCCGATGCCGGAATACTGCCGCTTTTCACCTACATGTTCCTGCATAGCGGCTGGCTGCACATCATCCTCAACCTGTGGATGCTCTGGATTTTCGCCGACAACATCGAGGATGCCATGGGGCATGGGCGGTTTATCATCTTTTATCTGGTCTGCGGACTCATTGCCATCGGCATACAGATGGCTATCAATCCGTCAGCCAGTGCCCCGGTAATCGGCGCATCCGGCGCAGTTGCCGGAATCATGGGCGCATACATGCTGCTCTATCCGCACGGGCAGGTATTGACCTTATTCCCGATAATCATCATCCCGTTTTTCTTTAAGATTCCGGCATCATTATTCTTAGGACTATGGTTTCTGATTCAGGTATTTTCCGGTGTATCCGAGCATTTTGCCGAAGGAACGCAAAAGGTCGCATGGGCCGCACACATAGGGGGATTCATTGCCGGGATGATATTGATTCGATTTTTCGTGAAGAAGGATCGTTGTGTTTATTGTTATGTTGCGGAGAAGAAGGATTATGAGTTGCCGGAGGATTTTTAG
- a CDS encoding DnaJ C-terminal domain-containing protein: MSVKYKDYYKLLGVTRSASKEDIAKGFKKLARQYHPDLNPDNPEAEKKFKEINEAYEVLKDPEKRKMYDQFGADWEHGQNFRPPPGYENMNFSGGGGGFGGFGGAGGGDFSDFFETIFGGGGAQGFGGGGFGGAQGFGGGGGFHQQRPRKGENSETILLLTLEEAYKGGPKSVTVQEKATGPGGHPMVQSKTLDVKIPAGIKEGQKIRLSGQGSPGPHDGPRGDLYLKIKLAAHKDFKVEESNVILDLKLAPWEAALGGKFKLPTLDGMVEMNIPAGLGSGKKLRIKGRGLGTGAKKGDQFVRIMIQVPKAETDEMKKLWEELAEKSDFSPRSF; encoded by the coding sequence ATGAGCGTGAAATATAAGGACTACTACAAACTTCTGGGAGTCACCCGCTCCGCAAGTAAAGAAGATATTGCTAAAGGCTTTAAAAAGCTGGCTCGGCAGTATCACCCGGACTTGAACCCGGATAACCCGGAAGCGGAAAAGAAGTTTAAAGAAATCAACGAAGCATACGAAGTTCTGAAGGACCCGGAAAAGCGTAAAATGTACGACCAGTTCGGCGCGGACTGGGAGCATGGACAGAATTTCCGTCCGCCTCCGGGCTACGAGAACATGAACTTCAGCGGCGGTGGCGGCGGATTCGGTGGCTTCGGCGGCGCAGGCGGCGGTGATTTCAGCGACTTTTTTGAAACCATTTTCGGTGGCGGTGGAGCACAAGGCTTCGGCGGTGGCGGTTTCGGCGGCGCGCAGGGATTTGGCGGCGGTGGTGGATTCCATCAGCAGCGACCCCGCAAAGGCGAAAACTCTGAAACCATTCTGCTGCTGACCCTTGAAGAAGCATACAAGGGCGGACCTAAATCCGTTACCGTGCAGGAAAAGGCAACCGGCCCCGGCGGGCATCCTATGGTGCAGTCCAAGACTCTGGATGTTAAAATTCCCGCAGGTATCAAAGAAGGCCAGAAGATTCGCCTTTCCGGTCAGGGATCACCCGGCCCGCATGACGGACCGCGCGGCGACCTGTACCTGAAGATTAAACTTGCGGCGCATAAGGATTTCAAGGTCGAAGAAAGCAATGTTATCCTCGACCTGAAGCTTGCCCCTTGGGAAGCGGCACTTGGCGGAAAATTCAAACTGCCCACCCTTGACGGCATGGTTGAAATGAACATCCCCGCAGGACTTGGCAGCGGCAAGAAGCTGCGCATCAAGGGCCGCGGACTCGGCACTGGAGCCAAGAAAGGCGACCAGTTTGTGCGCATCATGATTCAGGTGCCCAAAGCCGAAACCGACGAAATGAAGAAACTCTGGGAAGAACTGGCTGAAAAGTCCGACTTCTCACCCCGCTCATTCTAA
- a CDS encoding chaperone modulator CbpM, protein MDIKERTEAQPPSSSKRLVITQVMEMTGLKETVVLELISMEWVRPGTTGDGHYLFETSDLYRMTKLSRLCKDLDVTPTGGSIIVDLLDRVEKLESQLEEMKKLI, encoded by the coding sequence ATGGACATTAAAGAAAGGACCGAAGCGCAGCCTCCATCCAGTTCCAAACGTCTGGTCATCACTCAGGTCATGGAAATGACCGGACTGAAAGAGACCGTAGTACTGGAACTGATCAGCATGGAATGGGTGCGGCCCGGAACAACCGGGGACGGACATTATCTCTTTGAAACAAGCGATCTCTATCGCATGACCAAACTTTCAAGGCTCTGCAAGGACCTTGATGTCACCCCCACAGGCGGGTCGATTATCGTCGATCTGCTTGATAGGGTCGAAAAACTCGAGTCACAACTCGAAGAGATGAAAAAGTTAATTTAA
- the clpB gene encoding ATP-dependent chaperone ClpB — translation MDPNKFTQKTNDAIAAAQSLAVKNGQQQIEVEHLLLALIEQEKGIVSKILQKTSIDPATYKKAVEDEIRKLPRVSGPGAQPGQVFVTQRLNRIIVASEEIAQRMQDEFISVEHLFLAIMDEHGSTGAGKVNKTFGLTKDKVLEAMTSIRGNQRVTTDNPEATYDALKKYGRDLVEEARKGKLDPVIGRDSEVRRVIRILSRRTKNNPILIGEAGVGKTAIIEGLAQRIVKQDVPEGLKDKTVFMLDMGALIAGAKYRGEFEERLKAVLKEVQESDGQILIFIDEIHTIVGAGKTDGAMDAGNLLKPMLARGELHCIGATTTDEYRKYIEKDPALERRFQTILVEEPTIEDTISILRGLKERFEVHHGVRISDSALVEAAGLSARYITDRQLPDKAIDLIDEAAAMIRTEIDSQPYELDKINRQILQAEIEREALRKEEDAASRERLSKLEDSLTEMKIKQSELVEQWEKEKGSIDTVRDLKAQIEKTKLDIEEAERNLDYNRAAELKYSTLLALEQQLEGIENEIEGEEDKVTADSKRLLKEFVGPDDIAGIISRWTGIPVTRLVEGEREKLLRLEDILHDRVIGQDDAVRAVSEAVLRARAGLKDPSRPIGSFIFLGPTGVGKTELCKALAEALFDSEENIVRMDMSEYMEKHAVARLIGAPPGYIGYDEGGQLTEAIRRKPYSVVLFDEIEKAHSDVFNVLLQILDDGRITDSQGRTVDCKNTIIIMTSNLGSQLMLEGIEDNGEFKNGVQDGVMNVLRGHFRPEFLNRVDETVLFKPLLEKDLVKIVDLQLAGLRSRLEEQKMSMEVSDKAKAFIAHASYDPIYGARPLRRYLQAHVETPLAKKIIGGELQEENSVSIDAGADGLEFMTE, via the coding sequence ATGGATCCGAACAAATTCACACAGAAAACCAACGACGCCATAGCTGCGGCACAATCTCTGGCTGTTAAAAACGGTCAGCAGCAGATAGAAGTGGAACACCTCCTCCTTGCTCTCATTGAGCAGGAAAAAGGCATTGTTTCCAAAATTCTCCAGAAAACATCCATTGATCCCGCGACCTATAAAAAGGCTGTCGAGGATGAAATCCGCAAACTTCCGCGGGTCAGCGGCCCCGGCGCACAGCCCGGACAGGTCTTTGTTACCCAGCGGTTGAACAGGATTATTGTGGCTTCTGAAGAAATCGCCCAGCGCATGCAGGACGAATTCATCAGCGTGGAACACCTTTTCCTGGCCATCATGGATGAACACGGCTCTACCGGAGCAGGTAAAGTCAACAAAACCTTCGGCCTGACCAAGGATAAGGTTCTGGAAGCTATGACCTCCATTCGCGGCAACCAGCGCGTGACCACTGATAACCCGGAAGCCACCTATGATGCGCTCAAAAAATATGGTCGAGATCTGGTGGAAGAGGCCCGCAAAGGCAAGCTTGATCCGGTCATCGGCCGTGATTCCGAAGTCAGACGCGTAATCCGCATCCTTTCCCGACGCACCAAGAACAACCCTATCCTCATCGGTGAGGCCGGGGTCGGTAAAACCGCTATCATCGAAGGGCTGGCTCAGCGTATCGTCAAACAGGACGTGCCTGAAGGTCTGAAAGACAAGACCGTGTTCATGCTCGACATGGGCGCGCTCATTGCGGGCGCGAAATATCGCGGTGAGTTTGAGGAACGCCTCAAGGCAGTACTAAAGGAAGTTCAGGAATCAGATGGACAAATTCTCATCTTTATTGATGAAATCCACACCATTGTGGGCGCGGGTAAGACTGACGGCGCAATGGATGCCGGAAACCTGCTCAAGCCCATGCTGGCCCGTGGCGAACTGCATTGCATCGGCGCGACCACCACTGATGAGTACCGCAAATATATTGAAAAGGACCCGGCCCTTGAACGTCGCTTCCAGACCATTCTAGTTGAGGAGCCGACCATCGAGGATACCATCTCAATCCTGCGCGGATTGAAGGAACGGTTTGAAGTGCACCACGGTGTACGCATCAGCGACAGCGCGCTGGTGGAAGCGGCAGGACTCTCCGCCCGCTACATCACCGACCGCCAGTTGCCGGACAAAGCCATCGACTTAATTGATGAAGCCGCAGCCATGATCAGGACCGAGATCGACTCCCAGCCCTACGAACTGGACAAGATCAACCGCCAGATTTTGCAGGCTGAAATCGAACGCGAGGCCCTGCGCAAAGAAGAAGATGCCGCATCCCGTGAGCGTCTTTCCAAGCTGGAAGACTCCCTCACTGAAATGAAGATCAAGCAATCCGAACTGGTCGAGCAATGGGAAAAAGAAAAAGGTTCCATCGACACTGTGCGCGACCTCAAGGCCCAGATCGAAAAAACCAAACTCGACATTGAGGAAGCGGAACGCAACCTTGATTACAACCGCGCTGCGGAACTGAAATACTCAACCCTGCTCGCTCTGGAACAACAGCTTGAAGGGATTGAAAATGAGATTGAAGGCGAAGAGGACAAAGTCACTGCGGACAGCAAGCGTTTGCTCAAGGAATTTGTCGGCCCGGATGACATTGCCGGGATTATCTCCCGCTGGACTGGAATCCCGGTCACCCGCCTTGTGGAAGGTGAACGCGAGAAACTGCTCCGCCTTGAAGACATTCTGCATGACCGGGTAATCGGTCAGGATGATGCGGTGCGGGCGGTATCCGAAGCGGTACTGCGTGCCCGTGCGGGTCTGAAAGATCCTTCGCGGCCTATCGGTTCATTCATCTTCCTCGGCCCCACCGGAGTCGGTAAGACAGAGCTTTGCAAGGCCCTTGCTGAAGCGCTCTTTGATAGTGAAGAAAACATCGTACGCATGGACATGTCAGAGTACATGGAAAAGCACGCAGTAGCGCGGCTCATCGGTGCGCCTCCGGGCTACATCGGTTACGATGAAGGCGGACAGCTTACCGAGGCCATCCGCCGCAAGCCCTATTCCGTAGTGCTCTTTGATGAAATCGAAAAAGCGCACAGCGATGTATTCAACGTGCTGCTGCAAATCCTAGATGATGGCCGAATCACTGATTCTCAGGGCCGCACCGTGGATTGCAAAAACACCATCATCATCATGACTTCCAACCTCGGTTCCCAGCTTATGCTTGAAGGAATTGAAGACAACGGCGAATTCAAAAACGGTGTGCAGGACGGAGTAATGAATGTGCTGCGCGGACATTTCAGGCCCGAATTCCTGAACCGCGTGGACGAAACAGTGCTCTTCAAGCCGCTGCTCGAAAAGGATCTTGTCAAAATCGTAGACCTGCAACTTGCAGGACTGCGTTCGCGCCTTGAAGAACAGAAGATGTCCATGGAAGTATCAGATAAAGCCAAGGCATTCATCGCCCACGCGTCCTACGATCCCATCTACGGGGCAAGGCCGCTACGCAGATACTTACAAGCTCACGTGGAAACCCCACTGGCTAAAAAGATCATCGGCGGAGAATTGCAGGAAGAGAACAGTGTCAGCATCGATGCCGGTGCGGATGGATTGGAATTTATGACTGAATAA
- a CDS encoding transcriptional regulator has product MQDKVLEAMKEAGKPVRPGDVAKAIGEESKDVSKAIKALREAGKVHSPKRCYYEPL; this is encoded by the coding sequence ATGCAAGATAAGGTACTCGAAGCAATGAAAGAAGCTGGTAAGCCAGTTCGTCCCGGTGATGTAGCAAAAGCAATCGGTGAAGAATCCAAGGATGTTTCCAAAGCCATTAAGGCACTCAGGGAAGCAGGAAAAGTGCACAGCCCCAAACGCTGCTACTACGAGCCTCTTTAA
- the feoB gene encoding ferrous iron transport protein B yields MGKEYFVAVSGQPNCGKSTMFNTLTGATARVGNYPGITVDRTEGRYCTPEFCANLVDLPGTYSLTSYSMEEVVARDVIVDEKPDVVINMLDATSLERSLYLAVQFMEIGVPVVLGLNMMDEVRKKGIRIDSEKLSELMGVPVIECIARRGVGKVELMESVQKVVEKTKGEWTPVNISYGHDLDPAIDEMTALIKENEFMTDRYDPHWLAVKYLEEDEIVMKNGRKAGPLSEQLEEKVRNVSEHIQKTLNTYPEAVLADYRYGFINSILKQGVISREDDLRFDFSDKIDLVLTHKFLGPVIMLLIMYSMFYITFNVGAVPQGWVENAFAWFSSTVGSLLPDGLIKSMVTSGVIDGVGAVMGFTPLILIMFAMLVFLEDLGYMARVSYMVDRVFRSFGLHGMSIMPFIMSGGLPGGCAVPGVMTCRTLRSPKERIATIITAPFMICGAKTTAYLMLVRAFYPDNATTVMFGLVLISWLLALCFGRLLRWTALKGESTPFVMELPPYRIPTLHGVAIHTWDRVWEYVKKAGTVILAISILMWALMTFPQLPAERVAAFETQRVQVAEQSASWSGTVQQKEDKVAKALADISYNEGEAALKHSYAGRLSEAISPVTDVAGFPWQANIAFIGAFAAKEVFVSTMSTAYSLGDEDPEEALSLTEKIAADKAWTTPVIWSVFIFLMVYVPCMVTVAVIARETNWKWAAFSVFGSLAFGYSLSVVIYQVGSLLM; encoded by the coding sequence ATGGGGAAAGAATATTTTGTAGCGGTCTCAGGCCAGCCCAACTGCGGAAAGAGTACCATGTTCAATACTCTGACCGGGGCAACCGCACGGGTGGGTAACTATCCGGGAATTACGGTTGACCGCACTGAGGGACGTTATTGCACGCCTGAATTCTGCGCCAATCTGGTGGATCTGCCCGGAACATATTCCCTTACTTCTTATTCTATGGAAGAAGTGGTCGCCCGCGATGTAATCGTTGATGAAAAACCCGATGTGGTTATCAACATGCTCGATGCCACCTCTCTGGAGCGTTCCCTTTATCTTGCGGTGCAATTCATGGAAATCGGTGTTCCGGTCGTGCTGGGCCTGAACATGATGGATGAAGTTCGCAAGAAGGGCATTCGCATTGATTCCGAAAAGCTTTCCGAGCTTATGGGCGTTCCTGTCATTGAGTGCATTGCCCGCAGGGGCGTTGGTAAAGTCGAACTTATGGAGTCGGTTCAGAAAGTAGTTGAAAAAACTAAAGGCGAATGGACCCCTGTAAATATTTCATATGGACATGACCTTGATCCGGCGATTGATGAAATGACCGCTCTGATCAAGGAAAATGAGTTCATGACTGATCGTTACGATCCGCACTGGCTGGCGGTGAAGTATCTGGAAGAAGATGAAATTGTCATGAAGAACGGTCGCAAGGCCGGACCGCTTTCTGAGCAGCTTGAAGAAAAGGTACGCAACGTTTCCGAGCATATTCAAAAAACTCTGAATACCTATCCCGAAGCAGTTCTCGCTGATTATCGTTACGGCTTCATCAACTCCATTCTCAAGCAGGGCGTAATCAGTCGTGAGGACGATCTGCGTTTTGATTTTTCTGACAAAATCGACCTTGTGCTGACCCATAAATTTCTCGGCCCGGTAATCATGCTTTTGATCATGTACTCCATGTTTTACATCACCTTCAATGTAGGTGCTGTGCCGCAGGGCTGGGTTGAAAACGCATTTGCGTGGTTTTCAAGTACCGTAGGCTCCCTGCTTCCTGATGGACTCATTAAATCTATGGTCACTTCCGGGGTAATCGACGGCGTCGGCGCGGTCATGGGCTTTACTCCGCTGATCCTGATTATGTTCGCCATGCTCGTTTTTCTGGAAGATCTCGGCTACATGGCCCGTGTTTCCTACATGGTCGACCGGGTGTTCCGTTCATTCGGGCTGCACGGTATGTCGATTATGCCTTTTATTATGTCCGGCGGTCTTCCGGGTGGCTGTGCCGTTCCGGGCGTCATGACCTGCCGTACTTTACGCAGTCCCAAGGAGCGCATAGCCACTATCATCACTGCTCCATTCATGATCTGCGGCGCGAAAACGACCGCGTATCTCATGCTGGTCCGTGCATTTTACCCGGACAACGCCACCACGGTCATGTTCGGACTTGTGTTGATTTCATGGCTGCTGGCCTTGTGTTTTGGACGTTTATTGCGCTGGACCGCACTTAAAGGAGAGTCCACTCCATTTGTTATGGAATTGCCGCCGTACCGGATTCCCACCCTGCACGGGGTAGCCATTCATACTTGGGATCGCGTCTGGGAATACGTGAAAAAGGCCGGGACCGTAATTCTTGCTATTTCCATTCTTATGTGGGCGTTGATGACTTTTCCTCAGCTTCCCGCAGAGCGTGTTGCAGCATTTGAAACTCAGCGAGTTCAAGTGGCGGAGCAAAGTGCATCGTGGTCCGGTACGGTGCAGCAAAAAGAAGATAAAGTGGCAAAAGCCCTTGCAGATATCAGTTACAATGAAGGTGAAGCAGCCCTCAAGCATTCCTATGCCGGACGTCTCAGTGAGGCCATTTCTCCGGTAACCGATGTAGCCGGATTCCCGTGGCAGGCCAATATCGCTTTTATCGGCGCATTTGCAGCTAAGGAAGTTTTCGTATCCACCATGTCTACCGCCTATTCACTTGGCGATGAGGACCCGGAAGAAGCTCTTTCGCTTACTGAGAAAATAGCAGCGGACAAGGCTTGGACCACCCCGGTGATCTGGTCGGTGTTCATTTTCCTGATGGTTTATGTGCCGTGCATGGTTACTGTGGCGGTTATTGCCCGCGAGACCAACTGGAAGTGGGCTGCGTTCTCAGTTTTCGGGTCGCTTGCTTTCGGTTATTCGCTATCGGTTGTTATTTATCAGGTTGGTAGCTTGCTGATGTAA
- a CDS encoding FeoA family protein, with product MSVSLRTMRKDQKGVVVSVNASGELGRRIRDMGLVPGTEFMVVGRAPLEDPVALRMKGFTLTLRNNEADFIVVQPED from the coding sequence ATGTCTGTATCACTCAGAACAATGCGGAAAGACCAGAAGGGTGTTGTTGTCTCGGTTAATGCAAGCGGAGAGCTTGGTCGCCGTATTCGGGATATGGGGCTTGTTCCCGGAACTGAATTCATGGTTGTGGGCCGTGCGCCTCTTGAAGATCCCGTGGCTTTACGTATGAAGGGTTTTACCCTGACCTTGCGTAATAACGAAGCTGATTTTATTGTGGTTCAGCCGGAGGATTAG
- a CDS encoding aminopeptidase: MKNIIPYDDLRQYAKVLFWSLNSQKEDGLRNKDIIIIKYDYLATPLAEALFALLIETHLHPVMETGLTPAMKAELYINSSYGQLTFFPPGKEEMYEQAAGVIRIHAPEEVEAMTEVDPRSIMENRNGSRPFLQAIEKRKLYGKMAWTECTYPTAALAAKSGLSLEDYTTRLMRACYLNMPDPAREWQKISERTNEIARWLTSLEIKTIRMQSELCDLFFSPGENRRWQGAAGDNIPGYEVYVSPDCRTVNGVYYADLPSLYMDKATYGVQVEFMDGIAIRAKAMGGEKFLLDQLRADGGARRVGEFSLTDASISRVDHFMAQTILDENFGGEHGSCHIALGQSLSETFAGPPEILDKMMMDSLGFNTSSIHWDLVNTEEKIVTANLADGKKVTIYENGRFKMP; encoded by the coding sequence ATGAAAAACATAATCCCCTACGACGACCTGCGCCAATACGCTAAAGTTCTCTTCTGGTCCCTGAACAGTCAGAAAGAAGACGGCCTGAGAAATAAAGATATTATCATCATTAAATATGATTATCTGGCAACGCCCCTTGCGGAAGCCCTATTTGCTCTACTCATAGAGACACACCTGCATCCAGTTATGGAAACAGGACTGACCCCGGCAATGAAAGCTGAGCTGTACATTAATTCCAGCTACGGACAATTGACCTTCTTTCCTCCCGGCAAAGAGGAAATGTACGAGCAGGCCGCTGGAGTTATCCGTATCCATGCCCCCGAAGAAGTAGAGGCCATGACCGAAGTTGATCCACGCTCAATCATGGAAAACCGCAATGGTTCACGCCCCTTCCTGCAAGCAATCGAAAAACGCAAATTGTACGGCAAAATGGCTTGGACCGAATGCACCTATCCCACTGCGGCTTTGGCCGCAAAATCTGGACTTTCTCTCGAAGATTACACAACGCGACTTATGCGGGCCTGCTACCTTAACATGCCCGACCCGGCCCGCGAATGGCAAAAAATTTCTGAACGGACCAATGAAATAGCCCGCTGGCTGACTTCGCTTGAGATCAAGACCATCCGCATGCAGTCCGAGCTTTGCGATTTATTTTTTTCCCCCGGCGAGAACAGACGCTGGCAGGGAGCCGCCGGAGACAACATTCCCGGCTATGAAGTATACGTCTCACCTGACTGCCGCACAGTAAACGGAGTCTACTACGCAGACCTGCCTTCATTATATATGGATAAGGCCACATACGGGGTGCAGGTCGAATTCATGGACGGCATTGCCATACGAGCAAAAGCCATGGGCGGAGAAAAATTCCTACTCGACCAATTGCGGGCAGATGGTGGAGCACGCCGGGTGGGTGAATTCTCACTGACGGATGCTTCCATTTCACGGGTGGACCATTTCATGGCCCAGACCATCCTTGATGAAAATTTCGGAGGCGAACATGGCAGCTGTCACATCGCACTGGGGCAATCGCTCAGTGAGACTTTTGCCGGACCTCCCGAAATACTGGATAAAATGATGATGGACTCCCTAGGTTTCAATACCTCCTCCATTCACTGGGACCTTGTGAACACCGAAGAAAAAATTGTTACCGCAAACCTTGCCGATGGGAAAAAAGTGACTATTTACGAGAACGGACGGTTCAAAATGCCTTAA
- the grpE gene encoding nucleotide exchange factor GrpE, with protein MSGKEDNKEMNEQETAATETEETAEAKNEVTLSEDELKALCREHVCPACDVMGEAKEERLRALAETENIKKRLARETDELKKFAADSILSDLLPVLDNLDLALNHAQNLDACKDFVIGVDMTRKMFLETLAKHGLEAVGKIGEEFDPNFHEAMGMAQDADLPAESIAQIMQCGYVLKGRVIRPAKVMVNKLS; from the coding sequence ATGTCTGGAAAAGAAGATAATAAAGAAATGAACGAACAGGAAACCGCGGCAACTGAAACTGAAGAAACTGCGGAAGCTAAGAATGAAGTGACTTTAAGCGAAGATGAACTCAAAGCCCTCTGTCGGGAACATGTCTGTCCCGCATGCGATGTGATGGGAGAAGCCAAGGAAGAGCGTCTCCGTGCACTGGCTGAAACGGAAAACATCAAAAAGAGACTCGCCCGCGAGACTGATGAACTGAAAAAGTTCGCGGCGGACTCCATCCTTTCCGACCTGCTGCCCGTGCTCGACAACCTCGACCTCGCCCTCAACCATGCTCAGAATCTCGATGCATGCAAAGATTTTGTGATCGGCGTGGACATGACCAGAAAAATGTTTCTGGAAACACTTGCCAAACATGGCCTTGAGGCTGTGGGCAAGATTGGTGAAGAGTTCGACCCCAATTTTCATGAAGCCATGGGCATGGCACAGGATGCGGATCTTCCCGCCGAAAGCATCGCCCAGATCATGCAGTGCGGCTATGTCCTCAAAGGACGCGTTATCCGTCCCGCAAAAGTAATGGTTAATAAATTATCCTGA